The window AATCAGGAACCGTTTGAGTGTCTTATTTCGTTTATTATTTCAACGCAGAATTCGATTCCGCGGATTAAAAGAATAATCACGAAAATGTCGGAACTATTCGGCGAAAAGATCGAATTTAACGGCAAAACTTATTATGCTTTTCCGACCTGCGAGACGCTCGCACAGCTTACCGAAAGCGACCTTGCACCGCTTAAAGCGGGATACCGTGCCGAGTACATTCTCGACGCGTCAAAAAAATTGAAAAACGGCGAGGTTGACTTAAATTCGCTTTTTGATGCAGATATACAGAGCGCGCGTAAAGAGCTTTTGAAGATTAAAGGTGTCGGTCCGAAAGTTGCCGACTGTGTGCTTTTATTCTCGCTTAAAAAGCACGGCGCTTTTCCGATTGACGTGTGGATAGGCAGAATTATGCGGTCGCTTTATCTCGGCGAGAATGCGACTATGAAAGAAATTTTGAAATTCAGCAGTGAGAAATTTTCCGATTACGCAGGCTTTGCTCAGCAGTATTTGTTTTATTACGCGAGGGAAAATAAGCTGATCGGCTAAAAAAGTGTTGAATTGCAAAACTGAATATTGTATAATAATTTTATTAAATTTAAAGGAGCGGTTAAAATGAAAAAAGGAACAATTATACTCATTGCGGTTATTGCCGTGATTGCGATTATCGCGTTTTCGTGCGTGGAAACGTACAATTCGCTTGTTACGCAGAGGGAAAACGTCGACACGCAGTATTCGGCTATTGAAACACAGCTTCAAAGAAGAATTGACCTTATTCCGAACATTGTAAACACGGTTAAAGGCTATGCGGCACACGAGAGCGAAGTTTTCGGCGCGGTTTCCGACGCAAGAGCGCGTCTTGCAGGCGCGTCCACAAAAGAAGAGGCGGCAGAGGCAGACTCCGAACTTACAAGCGCGGTAAGCAGACTTTTGATGATTGCGGAAAACTATCCCGACCTTAAAGCGGACACGCAGTTTACGGCGCTCACCGACGAACTTGCAGGTACCGAAAACAGAATTGCTGTTGCGCGTAAAGACTACAACGACGCGGCAAAGACATACAACACTCAGATTAAAACTTTCCCGAAAGTTATAATCGCAAATCTTTTCGGCTTTGAAAAAGCGGAATATTTTGAGGCGGCAGACGGCGCAAAATCCGCTCCGCAGGTCAATTTTTAAGAGGTAAATTATGAAAAAAATTGTTATATTTGCCGTAAGCGTGATTTTGATTTTGTCGTGCGTTTGCGCATATGCGGATATGCCGTCGCCGACAGACGAGTTTTATGCGGCGGACTATGCAAACATTTTGTCGGACGAAACGGAAAACTATATAATTTCGCAGTCCAAGGCGCTTTATGACCAAACGGGCGCGCAGATTGTTGCGGCTACGGTGGAGAGTCTTGACGGCAAAGATGTGCGCGAATATGCGATTGAGCTCGGGCGCGGTTGGAAAATCGGCAGTGAAAAAAACAACGGCGTTTTGATTTTATTGTCGCTCGGCGAAAGACAAATCGACGTTGAGGTGGGTTACGGTCTGGAGGGTGCAATTCCCGATTCAAAGTCGGGCAGACTTATTGACAACTATGCCGTACCGTATCTTAAAGACGACAATTTTGACGAGGGAATTTTAAACCTTTACAAGGCAATCGTCGGCGAGGTTTGTGCGGAATACGGCATCGAAGTACCCGACGGCTCGAAACCGGCTGAGCAAACCGACGACGGGGATGATGTAAACGTCGGATTTATAATTGTTGCGCTGTTTTGCATAGTTATAATCTGCATTTCGGTTATTAAGAAAGGAGGCGGAAACGGCGGAAACGGCGGAGGCGGCAGATTTTACGGCGGACCCCGTATCGGCGGAGGTTTCGGTGGATTTTCTGGCGGCTCATCGGGCGGAAGCTTCGGAGGGGGCGGAAGCTTCGGAGGGGGCGGAAGCTTCGGCGGAGGCGGAAGTTCGAGAGGATTTTAATTTAATTTATAAACGGAGTGTGACATAAGATGATTGAAAAAATGAAGTTTGAGAATATGACATATCTTTTGAGGTTTCCCAAGGATTTTGACGAGAATAAAAAATACCCCGTTATGTTATTTCTTCACGGTGCGGGGAGCAGAGGAAACGATACAACGGCTCTTGAAGTAAATCCGTTCTTTGAGATTACGTCAAAATACGAGGATTTTCCGTTTGTTGTGTATGCACCTCTTTGCAGCGAAAACACTTGGTTTGATATGTTTGAAACACTTGAAAGATTTGTGCAGAAAATTTCGGACGAAAAGTTTACCGACAAAAAGAAAATTTATGCAATGGGCCCAAGTATGGGAGGTTACGGCACGTGGCAGATTGCTATGAGTCTGCCCGACACATTCGCGGCGATTGTGCCTATCTGCGGCGGCGGAATGTACTGGAATGCGGGGCGTCTTA of the Qingrenia yutianensis genome contains:
- a CDS encoding DNA-3-methyladenine glycosylase family protein — encoded protein: MKITEEKGKIILEDLHDFNPVHTFMCGQCFRWDEADGGFIGIAHGRAVLVKQTENGNVEIYNTTKKDFNDIWCDYFDFNTDYGAIKNTLSSDDSLKKAIKFGGGIRILNQEPFECLISFIISTQNSIPRIKRIITKMSELFGEKIEFNGKTYYAFPTCETLAQLTESDLAPLKAGYRAEYILDASKKLKNGEVDLNSLFDADIQSARKELLKIKGVGPKVADCVLLFSLKKHGAFPIDVWIGRIMRSLYLGENATMKEILKFSSEKFSDYAGFAQQYLFYYARENKLIG
- a CDS encoding LemA family protein codes for the protein MKKGTIILIAVIAVIAIIAFSCVETYNSLVTQRENVDTQYSAIETQLQRRIDLIPNIVNTVKGYAAHESEVFGAVSDARARLAGASTKEEAAEADSELTSAVSRLLMIAENYPDLKADTQFTALTDELAGTENRIAVARKDYNDAAKTYNTQIKTFPKVIIANLFGFEKAEYFEAADGAKSAPQVNF
- a CDS encoding TPM domain-containing protein, whose protein sequence is MKKIVIFAVSVILILSCVCAYADMPSPTDEFYAADYANILSDETENYIISQSKALYDQTGAQIVAATVESLDGKDVREYAIELGRGWKIGSEKNNGVLILLSLGERQIDVEVGYGLEGAIPDSKSGRLIDNYAVPYLKDDNFDEGILNLYKAIVGEVCAEYGIEVPDGSKPAEQTDDGDDVNVGFIIVALFCIVIICISVIKKGGGNGGNGGGGRFYGGPRIGGGFGGFSGGSSGGSFGGGGSFGGGGSFGGGGSSRGF
- a CDS encoding carboxylesterase family protein encodes the protein MIEKMKFENMTYLLRFPKDFDENKKYPVMLFLHGAGSRGNDTTALEVNPFFEITSKYEDFPFVVYAPLCSENTWFDMFETLERFVQKISDEKFTDKKKIYAMGPSMGGYGTWQIAMSLPDTFAAIVPICGGGMYWNAGRLKNTPVWAFHGGKDNSVKCEESVKMVDAAKKCGGDARLTIYPENGHDAWSDTYKNYEVFEWLLSHEKRGASDYADGYSDSKKFG